Proteins from one Sabethes cyaneus chromosome 2, idSabCyanKW18_F2, whole genome shotgun sequence genomic window:
- the LOC128734953 gene encoding uncharacterized protein LOC128734953, translating into MVEKNTYDMCIYVMFSTLLILNVATLEISGDMDFPVNNIPIYSDGIYFENLKPVKIQVSFWTLQTNYELKEFVDEIVMANASVSKLIQACRDLKSKFPNSCESIGNIIDLTQELNDFKELLGSFCENKRKKRGILKSWFGLMDGSDRDEIDENFKKVDDQITVQTSTVEHFFNSTNSAIAVLSGNMFQVDPKHPKTIDYSREGQLLMMDILLNKIIRKKELFMKLLQTSSSMSLTDDIVSSTRLLKELQKLQKILPEDFTFPVKLNLREVIKMYSLSKVMAVVEDCKMKVNILLPLCNKIDYTTLKGTSVPTIREGILKMFPLENDVLVYNNVHHLGMVMNYGEYKSCNHLNDFALCNMNHLMKNLSTAEDCIVTTFFNKTNADSDCRISRFQLRHQIWIQLADPNRWVYAVPNRTMIEINYGLSNKKVLEIGGIGMLKLTRMCHVRSQDIILQYVPQLSSVAGPHALGFQLPAVVTRDQPRIVSASDNNKIILAGENTESALQDRSHVAGIYYEQSGFSPWAIVGIICGVLTVTFIAVKVYLKMVNEKRRQQMLMERLQEQDQAGHGGTNGRNESLNSTGSADTSQRAFIRQPTAPAF; encoded by the exons ATGGTAGAAAAAAACACGTACGACATGTGTATTTACGTGATGTTTAGTACTTTGTTGATCTTGAATGTGGCGACGCTGGAAATAAGCGGTGATATGGATTTTCCGGTCAATAACATCCCGATATACAGCGATGGAATCTATTTTGAAAATCTGAAACCGGTCAAGATTCAAGTTAGCTTTTGGACGCTGCAGACCAATTATGAGCTGAAAGAGTTCGTGGATGAGATTGTGATGGCCAATGCAAGTGTTAGTAAGCTGATTCAGGCATGCCGAGACTTGAAAAGCAAGTTTCCCAATAGCTGCGAAAGCATTGGAAATATTATTGACTTGACACAAGAACTAAACGACTTCAAAGAATTGCTGGGAAGTTTCTgtgaaaacaaacgaaaaaagcGTGGTATCTTGAAGTCCTGGTTTGGACTGATGGATGGCAGTGATCGAGACGAAATCGATGAGAACTTCAAGAAGGTTGATGACCAAATTACTGTACAAACATCAACGGTCGAGCACTTTTTCAACAGCACCAATTCGGCGATTGCAGTACTCAGTGGAAATATGTTCCAGGTTGACCCGAAGCATCCTAAGACGATCGATTATAGTCGAGAGGGTCAACTGTTGATGATGGATATTCTGCTTAATAAGATAATTCGGAAAAAGGAGCTGTTCATGAAACTGTTGCAAACTTCTAGCTCGATGTCTCTCACTGATGACATAGTAAGTTCGACTCGTTTGCTGAAAGAActtcaaaagttgcaaaaaatCTTACCAGAAGATTTTACCTTTCCTGTTAAGTTGAACCTTCGGGAAGTCATCAAGATGTATTCGCTTTCGAAAGTTATGGCCGTTGTAGAAGACTGTAAAATGAAGGTTAATATTTTGTTGCCACTTTGTAATAAGATAGACTATACGACTCTTAAAGGAACCAGCGTGCCTAcgatacgggagggtattctcaaaatgttcccattgGAAAACGATGTACTGGTTTATAACAATGTTCATCATCTTGGAATGGTAATGAACTACGGCGAATATAAGAGCTGTAATCATTTGAATGATTTTGCTCTTTGCAATATGAACCATTTGATGAAGAACCTATCCACGGCTGAGGATTGCATTGTGACGACCTTCTTCAACAAAACAAACGCCGATTCGGACTGCCGGATCAGTCGCTTTCAACTAAGGCATCAGATCTGGATACAGCTGGCTGATCCAAATCGGTGGGTTTATGCAGTGCCTAATCGAACAATGATTGAAATTAATTACGGGTTATCGAACAAAAAAGTGCTTGAAATTGGAGGCATCGGTATGTTGAAATTGACTCGAATGTGCCACGTGAGATCTCAG GATATCATCCTTCAATACGTACCGCAATTGAGCAGTGTAGCCGGTCCACATGCGTTAGGATTCCAGCTACCGGCGGTAGTGACGCGCGACCAACCACGTATCGTGTCAGCTAGCGATAACAACAAGATTATCTTGGCTGGCGAAAACACCGAAAGTGCCCTTCAAGATCGAAGCCACGTCGCCGGCATATACTACGAACAGTCTGGATTTTCCCCCTGGGCTATCGTTGGCATCATCTGCGGAGTGCTGACTGTAACTTTTATTGCGGTCAAGGTTTACCTCAAAATGGTCAATGAAAAGCGCAGGCAGCAGATGCTGATGGAACGTCTCCAGGAGCAAGACCAGGCGGGCCACGGCGGTACAAATGGTCGAAACGAATCTTTAAACTCAACGGGTTCTGCAGACACCTCGCAACGGGCTTTCATCAGGCAACCAACTGCTCCAGCATTTTAA